A stretch of Exiguobacterium sp. BMC-KP DNA encodes these proteins:
- the glcT gene encoding glucose PTS transporter transcription antiterminator GlcT, protein MDKQMYHVIKVLNNNVVICSTGANQEVIILAKGIGFGRKPGDQLTDLDKLEKVYTLKDKEEQDQYKALVGHLDENFIALMNEIVSMIETRFGKRVDEHIHIGLTDHLTFTFKRLEQGMEVTNPFLAETEALYPEEYALAEEIVEFISAEMNFYLPPAETGFIALHIHSATNFKDVLEVNRHHQLVGLIASHIEQRLGIKIDRKSLDYKRLIRHLRSAIERVSNGEYLEAPEKVEKLLREEYPLCYDTAWELMSIMERQLKKAVPRGEATYLTMHLQRLVQYDSGK, encoded by the coding sequence ATGGATAAACAAATGTACCACGTTATCAAGGTATTGAATAATAATGTCGTCATTTGTTCGACTGGTGCGAATCAGGAAGTCATTATCCTCGCGAAAGGGATTGGCTTCGGTCGGAAGCCAGGCGATCAACTGACAGATCTCGACAAGTTGGAAAAAGTCTACACGTTGAAGGATAAAGAAGAACAGGATCAATATAAGGCGCTCGTCGGTCATCTGGATGAGAACTTCATTGCACTGATGAACGAGATCGTTTCGATGATTGAGACCCGTTTTGGTAAACGAGTCGATGAGCATATCCATATTGGATTGACGGATCACTTGACGTTTACGTTCAAGCGACTAGAACAGGGAATGGAAGTCACGAATCCATTTCTTGCCGAAACGGAAGCTTTGTATCCGGAAGAGTATGCACTTGCTGAAGAAATCGTCGAATTCATAAGTGCTGAGATGAATTTTTACTTGCCTCCAGCCGAGACAGGGTTCATTGCACTTCATATTCATTCAGCGACGAACTTCAAAGACGTACTCGAAGTCAACCGCCATCATCAGCTCGTCGGTTTAATTGCTAGTCATATCGAACAGCGACTGGGGATTAAAATCGACCGAAAATCGCTTGATTACAAGCGTCTGATTCGGCATCTTCGTTCAGCGATTGAAAGGGTTTCCAATGGGGAGTATCTAGAGGCTCCAGAAAAAGTAGAAAAGCTATTGCGTGAAGAATATCCGCTATGCTATGATACTGCTTGGGAGCTGATGTCCATCATGGAACGTCAGTTGAAGAAAGCGGTACCGCGCGGTGAGGCGACGTATCTTACGATGCATCTGCAACGCTTAGTGCAGTACGATTCAGGTAAATGA
- a CDS encoding NAD-dependent epimerase/dehydratase family protein, producing the protein MRKVLIFGGTRYFGRRLAIRLADSGDDVTIVTRGEHTPPVAKGLTFFKGDRTSSSTMKDLSQQHWDVIYDNICFTPYQAKLAIDEFEGKVGRYVLTSTMSVYEDGGANITERAYNPFPGKYDLEKEHGYGEGKRQAESYFFQRATFPVVAVRFPVVLGPDDYTERLVFHIKRALDGRPIVAENTYAKMGYISSYEAAAFLEWCGRSEMTGPINAASDGVLSIEDLMDKIDRVAGTTSQLVSKGEDESPLAPERDFYMDTTAAKQAGYLFQHIDDWLDRLIEEEVRNHQ; encoded by the coding sequence ATGAGAAAAGTATTGATCTTCGGGGGAACACGTTATTTCGGACGGCGCTTAGCGATTCGCTTAGCCGATTCGGGAGATGATGTGACGATCGTCACACGCGGCGAGCATACTCCACCAGTCGCGAAGGGCTTGACATTCTTTAAAGGAGACCGGACATCAAGCAGTACGATGAAGGACTTGAGTCAACAGCACTGGGATGTCATTTATGACAACATCTGCTTCACGCCGTATCAAGCCAAGCTCGCAATCGACGAATTTGAAGGAAAAGTCGGACGGTATGTATTGACGTCAACGATGTCTGTTTATGAAGACGGTGGAGCGAATATTACGGAACGCGCCTACAATCCGTTTCCCGGAAAATATGATCTTGAGAAGGAACATGGTTATGGGGAAGGAAAGCGCCAAGCGGAGAGTTATTTCTTCCAACGCGCGACATTCCCTGTGGTTGCTGTTCGTTTCCCGGTTGTCCTCGGACCAGATGATTATACGGAACGACTTGTCTTCCATATCAAACGGGCGCTTGACGGTCGTCCGATCGTTGCCGAAAACACGTATGCGAAGATGGGCTATATCTCAAGTTATGAAGCAGCAGCCTTTCTTGAGTGGTGTGGTCGTTCAGAGATGACAGGTCCGATCAACGCTGCGAGTGACGGGGTCTTATCAATTGAAGACCTGATGGATAAGATTGACCGTGTCGCAGGAACGACAAGCCAACTCGTTAGCAAAGGGGAGGACGAGTCGCCCCTAGCGCCAGAACGCGATTTCTATATGGACACGACAGCTGCGAAACAAGCAGGCTATCTGTTCCAACATATTGATGACTGGCTCGATCGTTTGATTGAAGAGGAGGTGCGTAATCACCAATGA
- a CDS encoding GNAT family N-acetyltransferase yields MKIREARLEEASAIARVHINAWRETYQGIIPDSYLAQLSYEKRTKQWEQTLVDQRVYIAMSEEEVVGFAQGGPSRSDAREGELYAIYVLRRSQGLGLGKALFQRIASDLVEYGTMQVAVLQDNPACRFYERFGGQVIEESMIERGGVEIVQRVYRIPVQMD; encoded by the coding sequence ATGAAGATTCGTGAAGCACGTCTTGAAGAGGCGTCGGCCATTGCTCGCGTTCATATCAACGCTTGGCGGGAGACGTATCAAGGAATCATCCCTGATTCTTATTTAGCACAGTTATCTTACGAGAAACGGACGAAACAATGGGAGCAGACGTTAGTCGACCAACGTGTCTATATCGCTATGTCAGAAGAGGAAGTCGTTGGCTTTGCGCAAGGTGGACCGAGTCGAAGTGATGCGCGTGAAGGGGAGTTGTACGCGATTTATGTATTACGGAGATCTCAAGGACTGGGACTTGGAAAAGCGTTGTTTCAACGTATTGCTTCTGACTTAGTAGAGTATGGAACTATGCAGGTCGCTGTTTTGCAGGATAATCCAGCATGTCGATTTTACGAGCGATTCGGTGGTCAGGTCATTGAGGAATCGATGATTGAGCGCGGTGGAGTGGAGATCGTGCAACGGGTTTACCGGATTCCAGTTCAAATGGATTGA
- a CDS encoding NifU family protein, producing MEMFDQVNEVLEKLRPFLLRDGGDVELVDVEDGIVKLRLMGACGSCPSSTITLKAGIERALLEEVAGVVEVEQVF from the coding sequence ATGGAAATGTTTGATCAAGTGAATGAAGTTCTTGAAAAATTGCGTCCGTTCCTTCTTCGTGATGGAGGAGACGTTGAACTCGTAGATGTAGAAGACGGAATCGTAAAACTCCGTTTGATGGGAGCTTGTGGTAGCTGCCCAAGTTCAACAATCACATTGAAGGCCGGTATCGAACGTGCCCTTCTTGAAGAAGTCGCTGGCGTCGTTGAAGTCGAACAAGTCTTCTAA
- a CDS encoding TIGR01457 family HAD-type hydrolase, translating into MKAKGYLFDLDGTMYNGTEPVKEAVDFVNRLQAEGIPYLFVTNNASMTAEAVAEKLRGMGVHSDAKHVLTSAMATGRYIADLSPKARVYAIGETGLIDALEREGLDVVATEAADYVVIGLDRQITYEKLAVGALAIRAGARFISTNGDIAIPTERGFLPGNGALTAVLRVTTEKEPFFIGKPEPVMVDIATEMIGLSKEDVIMVGDNYHTDILFGINGGIRTMHVNSGVHTPVFIQGQDRQPTYMVDTLAEWIL; encoded by the coding sequence ATGAAGGCAAAAGGCTATTTATTTGATTTAGATGGAACGATGTATAATGGAACGGAACCGGTGAAAGAAGCGGTCGATTTCGTCAATCGTCTGCAAGCAGAAGGGATTCCGTATTTGTTCGTGACGAACAATGCGTCAATGACGGCAGAAGCCGTGGCGGAGAAGTTACGCGGGATGGGTGTTCATTCTGATGCGAAGCACGTCTTGACGAGCGCGATGGCGACAGGTCGCTATATCGCTGATTTGTCACCGAAAGCGCGCGTCTATGCGATCGGAGAAACAGGACTAATCGATGCGCTTGAACGAGAAGGGTTAGATGTCGTCGCAACCGAAGCAGCAGATTACGTCGTTATTGGACTCGATCGTCAAATCACGTATGAAAAACTCGCTGTTGGTGCTCTGGCGATTCGTGCCGGTGCGCGATTCATCTCGACGAATGGTGATATCGCGATTCCGACAGAGCGTGGTTTCTTACCAGGGAACGGTGCCTTGACAGCGGTCCTACGCGTGACGACGGAGAAGGAACCGTTCTTCATCGGTAAACCGGAACCGGTCATGGTTGATATCGCAACGGAGATGATTGGTCTGTCAAAAGAAGACGTCATCATGGTCGGCGATAACTACCATACGGACATTCTCTTCGGAATCAATGGAGGCATCCGGACGATGCACGTTAATTCTGGCGTCCATACACCAGTCTTCATTCAAGGGCAGGATCGTCAACCGACATATATGGTCGATACGTTAGCTGAATGGATTCTGTGA
- a CDS encoding GNAT family N-acetyltransferase, giving the protein MMQLMKPTLAWETEYRAFLEDWRKSGETIVPEAVGDTYEPLATYFAELKEMETTVRPGLVTHSTYWMVDGERIVGALNFRHDLTENLKLYGGHIGYGIRPSERQKGYATTGLQLALEEASKRGLDQVLLTCGVDNLASRRVILANDGQEIEPTVRNGRETRRFVIAL; this is encoded by the coding sequence ATGATGCAGTTGATGAAGCCAACCCTCGCATGGGAAACAGAGTACCGTGCCTTTTTGGAAGACTGGCGAAAGTCAGGTGAAACAATCGTACCGGAAGCAGTCGGGGATACGTATGAGCCGCTTGCTACCTATTTCGCGGAGCTTAAAGAAATGGAAACGACAGTCAGACCGGGTCTTGTCACGCATTCGACGTATTGGATGGTCGACGGGGAACGGATTGTCGGAGCGTTGAACTTTCGGCATGATTTGACGGAGAACTTGAAGTTGTACGGCGGACATATCGGATATGGCATCCGACCATCCGAGCGTCAGAAGGGGTATGCGACGACAGGTCTTCAACTTGCGCTTGAAGAAGCGAGTAAACGAGGACTGGATCAAGTGCTATTGACGTGTGGTGTTGATAATCTCGCATCACGTCGTGTCATCTTAGCGAACGACGGACAGGAAATCGAACCGACTGTTCGCAATGGACGCGAGACACGTCGCTTCGTCATTGCGTTATGA
- a CDS encoding YuzB family protein, producing MNPIIEFCISNLAAGTQVVMEQLERDPNVDVVEYGCLGYCGICSLDHFCLVDGETVVGETPEELLEKIYLKIEENEL from the coding sequence GTGAATCCGATTATTGAATTTTGTATTAGTAACTTAGCGGCTGGTACACAGGTCGTCATGGAACAACTCGAACGTGACCCGAATGTTGACGTCGTCGAATACGGTTGTCTCGGCTATTGTGGTATTTGTTCGCTCGATCATTTTTGTCTCGTTGATGGTGAGACCGTCGTAGGCGAAACACCGGAAGAGTTGCTCGAGAAGATTTACCTGAAAATCGAAGAGAATGAGCTGTGA
- a CDS encoding HesB/IscA family protein, protein MIHLTEAAALQVQDMMAQAPADERNLRMLVQGGGCSGLSYGMGFDQQKETDLVFEQHGVTVIVDEKDYPVVKGLEVDYKQSMLGGGFTITNPNAIATCGCGTSFRTATNAGTPGGC, encoded by the coding sequence ATGATCCATTTAACGGAGGCAGCAGCGTTACAAGTCCAGGACATGATGGCGCAGGCACCAGCAGATGAACGAAATCTTCGGATGCTCGTCCAAGGTGGTGGATGTAGTGGTCTGTCGTACGGAATGGGATTCGATCAACAAAAAGAAACGGATCTCGTTTTCGAACAGCACGGCGTGACCGTCATCGTGGACGAAAAAGATTATCCGGTCGTCAAAGGACTGGAAGTCGATTATAAACAGTCAATGCTTGGCGGTGGATTCACGATCACGAATCCGAATGCCATCGCAACATGTGGTTGCGGAACTTCATTCCGTACGGCAACGAATGCCGGTACACCGGGTGGTTGTTGA
- a CDS encoding DUF1462 family protein: protein MEITVYGTAVTCPSCVGAPSSEETFSWLQAVLGRKYEQAMTLRYIDFETAAADQWTEALKEDVYFYPLIVLDDEMIDEGYVKLKTITAAIDAKLSQAG from the coding sequence ATGGAAATCACGGTTTACGGAACAGCAGTCACTTGTCCGAGTTGTGTCGGGGCACCCAGCTCGGAAGAGACGTTCAGCTGGTTACAAGCCGTACTCGGGCGGAAATATGAGCAAGCGATGACGTTACGTTATATCGATTTCGAGACAGCAGCAGCGGATCAATGGACGGAAGCGCTGAAAGAAGATGTCTATTTTTACCCGTTGATTGTTCTAGATGACGAGATGATTGACGAGGGGTACGTTAAATTAAAGACGATCACGGCGGCGATTGATGCGAAGTTAAGTCAGGCGGGGTGA
- a CDS encoding DUF86 domain-containing protein yields the protein MYFVNRQKIEETVVCYETALRQSKEVTGDPVTTALAMERIGFLVIESVIDIGNSMIDGFIMRDPGSYEDIILILEDEKVIDGPLATSLKKLVALRTLIVRSFTESSMAEIRAVLETEEAELRRFPEAIRRYIETELGPVSAFLPNEE from the coding sequence ATGTATTTCGTCAATCGTCAAAAAATCGAAGAGACGGTCGTCTGTTATGAGACGGCACTTCGACAAAGTAAAGAAGTTACGGGGGATCCGGTGACGACGGCACTGGCTATGGAACGGATTGGTTTTTTAGTCATCGAGAGTGTCATCGACATCGGAAACAGTATGATTGATGGATTCATCATGCGGGATCCGGGAAGTTATGAAGATATCATCCTCATCTTAGAAGATGAGAAGGTCATCGATGGACCGCTTGCGACGAGTCTCAAGAAGCTCGTTGCGTTACGTACGTTGATCGTCCGGTCATTCACAGAGTCAAGTATGGCGGAGATTCGGGCGGTACTAGAGACAGAGGAAGCAGAACTACGTCGTTTCCCGGAAGCGATTCGTCGGTATATCGAGACAGAACTCGGACCGGTGTCTGCATTTTTACCAAACGAGGAGTGA
- the glpX gene encoding class II fructose-bisphosphatase, with protein MERELALEIVRATEAAALASAQWIGRGKKNEADDAATTAMREVLNTVNMNGTVVIGEGELDEAPMLFIGERVGTANGPIVDIAVDPLEGTNIVAKGLGNAMVVIAVADQGALLHAPDMYMDKLTVGPNLKGHVSLDDPLEVIIEKAAQYNNKRIEDVTVIMQDRPRHDHFREAAMRMGARVRLFEDGDVSAGIAPLSPATGIDIFIGTGGAPEGVITAAAVKAMGGDMQARLHPMNEEETARVIRMGLADPLQLLTLDDLIKSDDCIFAATGVTTGEMLDGVKFLTDDIVETTSLVMRSKTRTIRKVIAEHSLSRKPYLQKVPQTL; from the coding sequence ATGGAACGGGAACTCGCACTGGAAATCGTACGCGCTACGGAAGCAGCAGCACTAGCTTCTGCTCAATGGATTGGTCGCGGTAAGAAAAATGAAGCGGATGATGCAGCAACGACTGCGATGCGTGAAGTCTTGAACACGGTCAACATGAACGGAACAGTCGTCATCGGTGAAGGCGAGCTCGACGAAGCACCGATGCTCTTCATCGGCGAACGTGTCGGAACAGCGAACGGTCCAATCGTTGATATCGCGGTCGATCCGCTCGAAGGAACGAATATCGTCGCTAAAGGACTTGGCAATGCGATGGTCGTCATCGCCGTCGCCGATCAAGGCGCCCTGCTCCACGCACCGGATATGTATATGGATAAATTGACGGTCGGTCCGAACTTGAAGGGACATGTTTCGCTCGATGATCCACTTGAAGTCATTATTGAAAAAGCAGCACAATATAACAATAAACGGATTGAGGACGTCACGGTCATCATGCAAGACCGCCCACGTCATGATCACTTCCGCGAAGCCGCGATGCGGATGGGCGCTCGCGTTCGTCTGTTTGAAGATGGTGATGTCTCAGCTGGAATCGCGCCACTCTCTCCCGCGACAGGAATTGATATCTTTATCGGCACAGGCGGTGCTCCTGAAGGTGTCATCACGGCTGCCGCTGTCAAAGCGATGGGTGGCGACATGCAAGCACGCTTACACCCGATGAACGAAGAAGAAACAGCTCGCGTCATCCGAATGGGTCTAGCGGATCCACTTCAGCTCTTAACGCTCGACGACCTGATCAAAAGCGACGACTGCATCTTCGCAGCAACAGGCGTCACGACAGGCGAAATGCTCGATGGCGTGAAGTTCTTGACGGATGATATCGTTGAAACGACATCCCTCGTCATGCGTTCGAAAACACGGACAATCCGAAAAGTGATCGCCGAGCATAGCTTGTCACGCAAACCGTACTTGCAAAAAGTCCCCCAAACCCTTTAA
- a CDS encoding NAD(P)/FAD-dependent oxidoreductase produces the protein MKQLVVLGGGYGGMRICERFKDEEVAVTLVDRLPYHALKTEYYALAAGTLSDRDVRIEFPEGKHLTYKYGHVIKISPETNTVHLQDGSELFYDDLIIALGCEDKYHNIPGAQEFTYSIQTLEESRKTQQAICGLSPGSVVSIVGAGLSGVELASELHESRKDLTIRLFDRGPSVLSFLSDKVSSYVQEWFEEHDVEVINNSNVTLVTADDVRNGDDTYPSDLTIWTAGTQPVKVVRDLGFAADSGGRIKLTDHHHVPEYDNLFVIGDCASLPYAPSGQLAEHQAEQVVDVLQAKWQGKKLPKLPEIKLRGMLGSLGKSDGFGIVMGKQALTGKVPRLLKSGVLWKHKKIK, from the coding sequence ATGAAGCAATTGGTCGTACTTGGCGGAGGATATGGTGGAATGCGGATTTGTGAGCGATTCAAGGACGAGGAAGTTGCCGTCACGCTCGTTGACCGTCTACCGTACCACGCACTCAAAACGGAATATTATGCACTCGCAGCAGGTACATTATCAGATCGGGATGTCCGGATTGAATTTCCGGAGGGGAAACATCTTACCTATAAATATGGACATGTCATCAAAATCTCACCCGAGACGAACACGGTCCATCTGCAGGACGGATCAGAATTATTTTATGATGACTTGATCATCGCTCTCGGTTGCGAGGATAAATACCATAACATTCCGGGTGCTCAAGAATTTACATATAGCATCCAGACACTTGAAGAATCACGAAAGACACAGCAAGCCATTTGCGGACTCTCACCAGGGTCTGTCGTCTCAATCGTCGGCGCTGGTCTATCCGGTGTCGAACTTGCCAGTGAACTGCACGAGAGCCGGAAAGATTTAACGATCCGGTTGTTCGACCGCGGACCATCCGTCTTGTCGTTCTTATCGGACAAAGTCTCTTCTTACGTTCAAGAATGGTTCGAGGAGCATGACGTTGAAGTCATCAACAATTCGAACGTCACGCTCGTCACGGCAGACGACGTGCGTAACGGCGACGATACGTACCCATCCGACTTAACGATTTGGACGGCGGGTACACAACCGGTCAAAGTCGTTCGCGATCTCGGTTTTGCTGCGGACAGTGGTGGTCGAATCAAATTAACAGACCACCATCATGTACCGGAATACGATAATCTATTCGTCATCGGTGATTGCGCAAGTCTACCGTATGCACCAAGTGGTCAACTCGCAGAACATCAGGCAGAACAAGTCGTTGATGTCTTGCAAGCCAAGTGGCAAGGTAAAAAATTACCGAAGTTGCCAGAAATCAAACTGCGCGGAATGCTCGGATCACTCGGAAAATCAGACGGGTTCGGAATCGTCATGGGTAAACAGGCGCTGACAGGAAAAGTCCCACGTCTCTTGAAGTCCGGTGTCTTATGGAAACATAAAAAGATTAAATGA
- a CDS encoding YuiB family protein, whose protein sequence is MHIIQAVIGSVLYLVMFFSIGFILNMLLRSTWVMLVLYPIIIIMMIDNQSTLEYFTNAREAIPNLGDRIAGLQAADITMFAAGFAGIIIAGLSIRFLRKSGYQMF, encoded by the coding sequence ATGCATATCATTCAAGCCGTGATCGGGAGTGTTCTTTATCTCGTCATGTTCTTTAGTATCGGATTCATTTTAAACATGTTGTTGCGGAGTACATGGGTGATGCTCGTACTCTATCCGATCATCATCATCATGATGATCGACAACCAATCAACGCTCGAATACTTCACGAATGCACGTGAAGCGATTCCGAATCTCGGAGACCGGATTGCTGGTCTACAGGCAGCGGATATCACGATGTTCGCAGCTGGTTTTGCTGGAATCATCATCGCCGGTCTATCTATTCGTTTCTTGCGTAAGAGCGGTTACCAAATGTTTTAA
- a CDS encoding NAD(P)/FAD-dependent oxidoreductase: protein MNTPNIVILGAGYGGLITAVNLQKKLGVDQANITLINKHDYHYQTTWLHEPAAGTMSAEQARIYINDVINPSRVKLVKGIVEKVDTAAKTVLLQDGGTVPYDYVVVALGGVPETFGIKGLKEHALTISSLNSVRKIKEHIDYSFAQYKTTGSQDRSLLTIVVGGAGFTGIEFMGELVNRIPELCKQYDIPRELVRVVNIEAAPTVLPGFDADLVNYAHKWLERQGVEFKLGNGIKECGPGSVTFGPLQGDTTETIEASTIIWTGGVSGNPVVAASGFEAMRNRVVVEEDLRVPGHDNVFMIGDCSAVMDPSSNRPYPPTAQIATQQAHKVAENIAALITGRQTSSFTYENKGTVASLGHKDGIGMVFGKKIYGRNASFMKKVIDNKHFFELKKLGLAIKKGKF from the coding sequence ATGAACACACCTAACATTGTTATTCTTGGAGCAGGCTACGGTGGATTGATCACAGCAGTCAACCTTCAAAAGAAACTCGGCGTCGATCAAGCGAACATCACGTTGATTAACAAACACGACTATCATTACCAAACAACTTGGTTGCACGAACCAGCTGCAGGTACGATGTCTGCGGAGCAAGCGCGCATCTACATTAATGATGTCATCAACCCGTCTCGCGTCAAGCTTGTCAAAGGGATCGTCGAGAAAGTCGACACGGCTGCAAAAACAGTTCTTTTACAAGATGGCGGAACAGTTCCTTACGATTACGTCGTCGTTGCTCTCGGTGGTGTTCCTGAAACATTCGGTATCAAAGGATTGAAGGAACACGCGCTGACGATCAGCTCGTTGAACAGCGTCCGTAAAATCAAGGAACATATCGATTACTCATTCGCACAGTACAAAACAACAGGATCACAAGATCGTTCACTCTTGACGATCGTCGTTGGTGGTGCTGGATTTACAGGAATCGAGTTCATGGGTGAACTCGTCAACCGTATTCCAGAACTGTGCAAACAATATGATATCCCACGCGAACTCGTTCGCGTCGTCAACATCGAGGCAGCACCAACAGTCCTTCCAGGATTCGACGCTGATCTCGTCAACTACGCACACAAATGGCTTGAGCGCCAAGGCGTCGAGTTCAAACTCGGTAACGGCATCAAGGAATGTGGACCAGGAAGTGTCACATTCGGTCCGCTTCAAGGCGACACTACTGAAACGATCGAAGCAAGCACGATCATCTGGACGGGTGGCGTCAGTGGTAACCCAGTCGTTGCAGCATCTGGATTTGAAGCGATGCGTAACCGTGTCGTCGTCGAAGAAGATCTTCGTGTTCCAGGACACGACAATGTCTTCATGATCGGTGACTGTTCAGCAGTCATGGATCCAAGTTCGAACCGTCCGTACCCTCCAACTGCACAAATCGCGACACAACAAGCACACAAAGTCGCTGAGAACATTGCAGCACTCATCACAGGACGTCAAACATCGTCGTTCACGTATGAGAACAAAGGAACAGTCGCTTCACTTGGTCACAAAGACGGCATCGGCATGGTCTTCGGTAAGAAGATCTACGGTCGCAACGCATCGTTCATGAAAAAAGTCATCGATAACAAACACTTCTTCGAACTGAAAAAGCTTGGTCTTGCGATCAAAAAAGGGAAGTTCTAA
- a CDS encoding NAD(P)/FAD-dependent oxidoreductase: MHQPYDVTIIGGGPVGLFTAFYSGMRQMKTKVIESLPQLGGQLATLYPEKYIYDIAGFPKVKAQELVDRLLEQANEFDPTYVLGETVIAYERMDDGIIRLVTNKGEHYTKTVILTAGNGSFAARPLGVADAERFEETNLHYFVNDMERFKDRQVVLLGGGDSAVDWSLMLEPIAKSVTLVHRRDKFRAHEHSVELLHDSSVNVMTPYTLESVTGETHIETMTFKHAESGEVVVVAADDVVCNFGFVSSLGPLKEWEVEFERNSIRVNSKMETAIPGVFACGDIATYEGRVKLIATGFGEAPIAVNQAKLLVDPSARHPQHSTSLFEKVTNHS; encoded by the coding sequence ATGCACCAACCATATGATGTCACGATCATCGGCGGCGGTCCAGTCGGACTGTTCACCGCGTTTTATTCAGGAATGCGCCAGATGAAGACGAAGGTCATCGAGAGTCTACCTCAATTAGGTGGTCAACTCGCTACGCTTTATCCTGAAAAATATATATACGATATCGCCGGTTTTCCGAAAGTAAAAGCGCAGGAACTGGTCGATCGTCTACTTGAACAAGCGAATGAATTTGATCCGACATACGTGCTCGGAGAAACGGTCATCGCTTACGAACGTATGGATGATGGAATCATCCGCCTCGTCACGAACAAAGGCGAGCATTATACGAAGACTGTCATTCTGACGGCAGGAAACGGTTCGTTTGCTGCGCGTCCACTCGGCGTCGCTGACGCGGAGCGCTTCGAAGAAACGAACTTGCACTACTTCGTCAACGACATGGAACGTTTTAAGGATCGCCAAGTCGTTTTACTTGGTGGCGGCGATTCCGCAGTCGACTGGTCCTTGATGCTTGAACCGATTGCAAAATCCGTCACGCTCGTCCACCGTCGCGATAAGTTCCGTGCCCATGAACATTCGGTCGAACTGTTACACGATTCGTCCGTCAACGTCATGACGCCATATACGCTTGAATCGGTCACAGGTGAGACGCACATCGAAACGATGACGTTCAAGCATGCTGAAAGTGGAGAAGTCGTCGTCGTCGCTGCTGATGATGTCGTCTGTAACTTCGGTTTCGTCTCGTCACTCGGACCATTGAAAGAATGGGAAGTCGAATTCGAACGGAACTCGATTCGCGTCAACTCGAAGATGGAGACAGCGATTCCCGGCGTCTTCGCTTGTGGTGATATCGCGACTTACGAAGGACGCGTCAAACTGATTGCAACTGGCTTCGGTGAAGCTCCGATTGCTGTCAATCAGGCGAAACTTCTCGTCGACCCATCTGCTCGTCACCCGCAACACTCAACTAGCTTGTTCGAAAAAGTAACGAATCATTCTTAA
- a CDS encoding ECF transporter S component, with the protein MKRTQKMVTLSMLGSISFVLMLINFPLPFLPNYLKIDFSDVPALVAAIMFSPVAGVIVEALKNVLYYIFRGSGVPVGEFANFAAGVAFVLPVSWFYHKKKSTQGLATGLVAGTITMALGLAILNYILILPAYAWFLGMDYMADPAVKWTAITAGILPFNVIKALFISALFIPLFLKLRPWMMRRQQSA; encoded by the coding sequence ATGAAACGCACACAAAAAATGGTCACTCTGTCAATGTTAGGTTCAATCTCGTTTGTTCTTATGCTTATCAATTTTCCACTACCGTTCTTACCGAACTATCTGAAGATCGACTTCAGTGATGTTCCTGCTCTCGTCGCAGCGATCATGTTCTCACCGGTCGCAGGTGTCATCGTCGAAGCATTGAAGAACGTGTTGTACTATATCTTCCGCGGAAGTGGTGTTCCGGTCGGAGAATTCGCTAACTTCGCTGCAGGCGTTGCATTCGTACTACCTGTCAGCTGGTTCTACCACAAAAAGAAATCAACACAAGGTCTCGCAACAGGTCTCGTCGCTGGTACGATCACGATGGCACTTGGTCTTGCGATCCTCAACTATATCTTGATCCTTCCAGCGTATGCATGGTTCCTAGGTATGGACTATATGGCGGATCCAGCTGTCAAATGGACAGCGATCACAGCCGGTATCTTACCGTTTAACGTCATCAAGGCACTGTTTATCTCGGCACTCTTCATTCCATTGTTCTTGAAACTACGACCATGGATGATGCGCCGTCAACAATCTGCTTAA